From Gallaecimonas pentaromativorans, the proteins below share one genomic window:
- a CDS encoding PrkA family serine protein kinase — protein MSIIEHYRQRYEEAREEEYSLEEFLNICKQDKMAYATASERLLAAIGEPQMVDTAQHPRLSRIFSNRVVARYPAFSEFYGMEEAIEQIVAYLKHAAQGLEERKQILYLLGPVGGGKSSLAEKLKYLMQKEPIYMLKGSPVQDHPLCLFDPNEDAKLLEDEYGIPRRATEVIMSPWAVKRLKEFGGDISKFSVVKVYPSILNQCAIAKTEPGDENNQDISSLVGKVDIRMLEQFSQNDADAYSYSGALCRANQGLMEFVEMFKAPIKVLHPLLTATQEGNYNGTESLSALPFHGIILAHSNESEWQAFRNNRNNEAFLDRVYIVKVPYCLRVTEEIKIYDKLIEHSELFEAPCAPGTLETMAQFSVLSRLKEPENSSLYSKMRVYDGESLKDTDPKAKSYQEYRDYAGVDEGMNGLSTRFAFKILSRVFNFDHSEVAANPVHLFYVLEQQIDREQFPQELSERYKEFLKGYLIPKYVDFIGKEIQTAYLESYSEYGQNIFDRYVTYADFWIQDQEYRDPETGQLFDRAALNAELEKIEKPAGISNPKDFRNEIVNFVLRARANNNGKNPTWTSYEKLRTVIEKKMFSNTEELLPVISFNAKTSAEERKKHDDFVERMMDKGYTRKQVRLLSDWYLRVRKSS, from the coding sequence ATGAGCATTATCGAGCATTATCGTCAGCGTTATGAGGAAGCGCGCGAAGAAGAGTATTCTCTGGAAGAATTCCTCAATATTTGCAAACAGGACAAAATGGCCTATGCCACCGCCTCCGAGCGGCTGCTGGCCGCCATCGGTGAGCCGCAAATGGTGGACACCGCCCAGCATCCTCGCCTGTCACGCATCTTCTCCAACCGGGTTGTGGCCCGCTACCCCGCCTTCTCCGAATTTTACGGCATGGAAGAAGCCATAGAGCAAATCGTGGCCTACCTCAAACATGCCGCCCAGGGCTTGGAAGAACGCAAACAAATCCTTTATCTGCTGGGCCCGGTGGGGGGCGGTAAGTCCTCCTTGGCCGAGAAGCTCAAATACCTGATGCAAAAAGAGCCCATTTACATGCTCAAGGGCTCGCCGGTGCAAGACCATCCCCTGTGCCTGTTTGACCCCAACGAAGACGCCAAACTGCTGGAAGACGAATACGGTATTCCGCGCCGCGCCACCGAGGTGATCATGTCGCCCTGGGCGGTAAAACGCCTCAAAGAATTTGGTGGTGATATCAGTAAATTCAGCGTGGTAAAGGTTTACCCTTCCATCCTTAACCAATGCGCCATCGCCAAGACCGAGCCTGGCGACGAGAACAACCAGGACATCTCCAGCCTGGTGGGCAAGGTGGATATCCGCATGCTCGAACAGTTCTCGCAAAACGATGCCGATGCTTATTCCTACTCCGGCGCCCTGTGCCGTGCCAACCAGGGCTTGATGGAATTCGTGGAGATGTTCAAGGCCCCCATCAAGGTGCTGCATCCGTTGCTTACCGCCACCCAGGAGGGCAACTACAACGGTACAGAAAGTCTCTCGGCGCTGCCTTTTCACGGCATTATCCTCGCCCACTCCAACGAGTCGGAATGGCAGGCGTTTCGCAATAACCGCAACAACGAAGCCTTCTTGGACCGGGTCTATATCGTTAAGGTGCCTTACTGCCTGCGGGTGACCGAAGAAATCAAAATCTACGACAAGCTTATCGAGCACTCCGAGCTGTTCGAGGCTCCCTGCGCCCCCGGCACCTTAGAGACCATGGCCCAGTTCTCGGTGCTGTCACGCCTCAAAGAGCCGGAGAACTCCAGCCTCTATTCCAAAATGCGGGTCTATGACGGCGAGAGCCTTAAGGACACCGATCCCAAAGCCAAGAGCTATCAGGAATACCGCGATTACGCCGGGGTAGATGAAGGCATGAACGGGCTATCGACCCGCTTTGCCTTCAAGATTCTCTCCAGGGTGTTCAACTTCGACCACTCCGAAGTGGCCGCCAACCCGGTGCACCTGTTCTATGTGCTGGAGCAGCAAATCGACCGTGAGCAGTTCCCTCAAGAACTGTCCGAGCGCTACAAAGAGTTTTTAAAAGGCTACCTCATTCCCAAATACGTGGACTTTATCGGTAAGGAAATCCAAACCGCCTATCTTGAGTCTTACAGCGAGTACGGCCAGAACATCTTTGACCGCTACGTCACCTACGCCGATTTTTGGATCCAGGACCAAGAGTACCGCGACCCGGAAACCGGCCAGCTGTTTGACCGGGCAGCGCTTAATGCCGAACTGGAGAAAATCGAAAAGCCGGCGGGCATTTCCAACCCCAAAGATTTTCGCAATGAAATCGTTAATTTCGTGCTGCGGGCCCGTGCCAACAACAACGGCAAGAACCCCACCTGGACCAGTTACGAGAAGCTCAGAACCGTTATCGAGAAGAAAATGTTCTCCAACACCGAGGAGCTGTTGCCGGTGATTTCCTTCAACGCCAAAACCTCGGCCGAAGAGCGTAAGAAACACGATGACTTTGTCGAACGAATGATGGACAAGGGCTACACCCGTAAGCAGGTCAGGCTGTTGTCTGACTGGTATCTGCGCGTGCGTAAATCCTCGTAA